Part of the Aquabacterium sp. NJ1 genome, CCTTGGCACAGGCGGCGGAGGAGCGCTCGGCCTCCGAGTTGATTGAGGATGTCCGCAGGGTGCTGGAGGGGCCTGGTGATCCGCTGGATCTGGTGATCGGCTATCTGAGGCTTGAACGTGACGTTCTCAAAGGGTGCCGCATCGGGCGTTTGACTGCTGACCCCGAGGTGGTGGCGGACCCGGCGTTGCGAAAGCCTTTGGAGGAGGCGTTTCGGTGGGTTACGGAGCGTTTGGCTGTGCTGCTGAAAGAGGCTCAGCGGCTTGGTCGTTTGCCGGCGGGCCTGGATTCACAAGCATTGGCTGCCACTGTGCTGGCTGTGCGACAGGGTGGCTATGTACTGGCGCGTGCAGCTGATTCGACGGCCCCTTACGAGCAGGCGATCGAAGGGGTGGTCTCGCTGCTGCAAGTGCCACCCTCAACCTGAGCATCAGGTGAGTGGCTGTTGCGTGTTGCCTCGGTATTCAGCGCCCCGGCGGCGCACCCTCTGACAACAGGGCCTTGGCTTCACCAATCACTTCCACTAGCAGGTCTGCCATCAGCCGCACCCTTGGCGAGCGTTTGACGTCGGGGTGCATGACGAGCCAGATCTGCCGCACCGTGGGGCATACCGGGGCGATGAGCGACAAGGCGTCATCCCCTGCGGCGAGGAAGTGGGGCAACACGGCGATGCCCAGGCCCACGCGGGCCGCGTTGAACAAGGCCGTCAGGTCGTTGCTTCTGAAGACGAAGCGGCGGTCGCCCGCCACCTGGTTCAGCCACCGCTGCTGGGGCACCTGCTCCAGGCTATCGTCATAGCCCAGAAACTCCCAGGCATTACTGGGCCGTCTTTGGGTGTAGCCATGGGCGGCGTAGAGGCCATAACCCATGTCGCCCATGCTGCGGGCGGTCAGGCCGGGGGCTGTGGGGCGCGACATTCTGATGGCCAGGTCAGCCTCACCTCGCGCAAGATTCGCTTCGCGCGATTCGCCAATCATTTCCAGATGGATGTTTTGCCAGCGGTCGTGCATGGCCGCCAAGCGCGGCACCAGAAAGTGCCCGGCCATCACAGGGGGCGCCGACACCCGCACCGTGCCTTGCAGTGAAGACACCCCCAATGCCACGCGCGAAAACGCTTGGGCCTCGTCATCCAGCCGGCCGGCCTGCGCCACCAGTGTTTCGCCTTCGGCTGTGAGTGACCAGGCCTTGGGCAGCCGGTCAAACAGCTTAAGCCCCAGCGCTTGTTCGAGCGACTCCACCCGCCGTGCCACGGTCGAATGCTCCACCTGAAGCCGGCGGGCGGCGCCAGACAGGCTGCCCGTGCGCGCCAGCTCCAGGAAGTAGCGGATGTCGTCCCATTGCGGGCCCCGCTTGTCGGGGGCGGTTTTATCTGATTTTTTTTGCACAGATGGTGGCGATATTTTTGGAATTGTGGTGCGATTTTGAACAACTTAAGCTGAGCCTGCAAGTTCAATCACAGGAGAAAACCATGGGCCAGCGTGAAACGCTCATCGCGGCAACTGCTACGTTTCAAATGATCATGAGCCAACACGGCGATGCGTCTGTGCTGGTCGCCACCGAAGCGGTGCTGCCACCGCCGGCAGCTGGCGAAATTCGTGTGCGTCATACCGCCATCGGCGTGAACTATGTCGATGTCTATCACCGCACGGGGCTGTACGACTTGCCCTCTTTGCCCGCCGTGCTGGGGGTGGAGGCAGCAGGAGTGGTGGAAGCGCTGGGCCCGGACGTCACCACCCTTCAGGTGGGGCAGCGCATTGCCTATGCGGGCCCGCCGGTGGGCAGCTATGCGAGTGCTCGCAACCTGCCGGCCGCCAGGGCCATTGCACTGCCAGACGACGTGTCGGACGACACGGCGGCTAGCTTGCTGCTACGCGGCATTACCACCCACATGCTGATGGCCTATGTCTACCGCTTGCAGGCGGGCGACACGGTGCTGGTGCACGCAGCGGCCGGTGGTCTGGGCTTGGTGATCGTGCAATGGGCCAAGGCGATGGGCGCGCGGGT contains:
- a CDS encoding TetR/AcrR family transcriptional regulator; protein product: MSTTIDKLIETTQALLWERGYVGTSPRAIQDRAGVGQGSMYHHFRTKAALAQAAEERSASELIEDVRRVLEGPGDPLDLVIGYLRLERDVLKGCRIGRLTADPEVVADPALRKPLEEAFRWVTERLAVLLKEAQRLGRLPAGLDSQALAATVLAVRQGGYVLARAADSTAPYEQAIEGVVSLLQVPPST
- a CDS encoding LysR family transcriptional regulator: MQKKSDKTAPDKRGPQWDDIRYFLELARTGSLSGAARRLQVEHSTVARRVESLEQALGLKLFDRLPKAWSLTAEGETLVAQAGRLDDEAQAFSRVALGVSSLQGTVRVSAPPVMAGHFLVPRLAAMHDRWQNIHLEMIGESREANLARGEADLAIRMSRPTAPGLTARSMGDMGYGLYAAHGYTQRRPSNAWEFLGYDDSLEQVPQQRWLNQVAGDRRFVFRSNDLTALFNAARVGLGIAVLPHFLAAGDDALSLIAPVCPTVRQIWLVMHPDVKRSPRVRLMADLLVEVIGEAKALLSEGAPPGR
- a CDS encoding quinone oxidoreductase; amino-acid sequence: MSQHGDASVLVATEAVLPPPAAGEIRVRHTAIGVNYVDVYHRTGLYDLPSLPAVLGVEAAGVVEALGPDVTTLQVGQRIAYAGPPVGSYASARNLPAARAIALPDDVSDDTAASLLLRGITTHMLMAYVYRLQAGDTVLVHAAAGGLGLVIVQWAKAMGARVIGTVSTPAKAEVARSHGLDHAILYRDEDVVAAVMRLTDGGGADYAIDGIGGQTLLDTLGCVRPYGMVASVGQVAGDSGPLDLSLLGPARSVALSRPGVFRFMTDLARYREGAAATLRHLQAGLRPTIGAVLPLAQAAEAHRLLEAGATVGSVLLRP